In Oryza sativa Japonica Group chromosome 2, ASM3414082v1, the following are encoded in one genomic region:
- the LOC4329709 gene encoding uncharacterized protein — protein sequence MAEDAPPSSLPLLLPRKSLSSSSAQRKQQYARCVSHAGDELHSFRSCLAWMCVDHSTRARGAASWAAFLLLAVAAPSAATLALPSPVGGGGSPFDGQVQVSLTLAAALAYLTLTALLQGRGLRRLLYLDRLRDDSEEVRSGYIEELAGSFRVLACFLLPCTLAEAAYKAYWYLAAPPFRSPWWSAAACAVEVASWAYRTAVFFMVCVLFRTICYLQILRMKGFAREFCRFADVAAVLESHRRIRKQLHRISHRYRRFILCCLVLVTTSQFAALLATTRPHAQINLATAGELALCSLSLVAGLLVCLQSAAKITHKTQAITSVAAGWHADATINAFDNDQEDPNPDLPRIVGYLVPVNAYWMASGESSSDSSSSSSSSDDDDSGHPKSKYIPFQNNHCFQQRQALVTYLENNRAGITVYGFVVDRTWLHALFMIEFSLVMWLLGKTVGIS from the exons ATGGCGGAagacgcgccgccgtcgtcgcttccgctgctgctgccgcggaAGTCGTTGTCCTCGTCCTCCGCGCAGCGCAAGCAGCAGTACGCGCGGTGCGTGTCGCACGCTGGGGACGAGCTCCACAGCTTCCGCTCCTGCCTCGCGTGGATGTGCGTCGACCACTCCACCCGCGCCCGCGGCGCCGCGTCGTGGGcggccttcctcctcctcgccgtcgccgccccgtccGCGGCCACCCTCGCGCTCCCCTCCCCGGTCGGCGGCGGGGGGTCGCCGTTCGACGGGCAGGTCCAGGTGTCGCTCACCctggccgccgcgctcgcctacctcaccctcacggcgctcctccagggccgcggcctccgccgcctgctCTACCTCGACCGCCTCCGCGACGACTCCGAGGAGGTCCGGTCCGGCTACATCGAGGAGCTCGCGGGCTCCTTCCGCGTCCTCGCCTGCTTCCTCCTCCCCTGCACGCTCGCCGAGGCCGCCTACAAGGCGTACTGgtacctcgccgcgccgccgttccgcTCCCCGTGGTGgtccgccgccgcgtgcgccgTCGAGGTCGCCTCCTGGGCCTACCGCACCGCCGTCTTCTTCATGGTCTGCGTCCTCTTCCGGACCATCTGCTACCTGCAGATCCTCCGGATGAAGGGCTTCGCGCGCGAGTTCTGCAGGttcgccgacgtcgccgccgtgctcgagAGCCACCGCCGCATCAGGAAGCAGCTCCACAGGATCAGCCACCGCTACCGCCGCTTCATACTCTGCTGCCTCGTCCTCGTCACCACCAGCCAGTTCGCCGCCCTGCTTGCCACCACCAGGCCGCACGCGCAGATCaacctcgccaccgccggcgagctcgcg CTCTGCTCGCTGAGCCTCGTGGCCGGGCTGCTGGTGTGCCTCCAGAGCGCGGCGAAGATCACGCACAAGACGCAGGCGATCACGAGCGTGGCGGCGGGGTGGCACGCCGACGCCACCATCAACGCCTTCGACAACGACCAGGAGGACCCCAACCCGGACCTCCCCCGCATCGTCGGCTACCTGGTGCCCGTGAACGCCTACTGGATGGCCTCCGGCGAGTCCTCGTcggactcctcctcctcctcctcctccagcgacgacgacgactccggcCACCCCAAGTCCAAGTACATCCCTTTCCAGAACAACCACTGCTTCCAGCAGAGGCAGGCACTTG TGACGTACCTGGAGAACAACCGGGCCGGCATCACGGTGTACGGCTTCGTCGTCGACCGGACGTGGCTGCACGCGCTGTTCATGATCGAGTTCTCCCTCGTCATGTGGCTGCTGGGGAAGACGGTCGGCATATCCTGA
- the LOC4329708 gene encoding uncharacterized protein gives MTIWYQSIDPGEATLYISPSAAGRSDGEAEYRLWQGLNGDSGVACLAESGARRDATAVNKLDQGVTNWRPQVEAAVKELREEVGDIRQQMDLLGKSQSAPPATSSPRVPLTDEERKAPLLPTPPASRVAAAGDSGDKWASGRQHPHEHRGRAPGVVTTVVPTSVKG, from the exons ATGacaatttggtatcagagcatcgATCCTGGAGAAGCCACGCTATACATCTCGCCTTCAGCTGCAGGTCGAAGCGATGGAGAAGCAGAATATCGACTTTGGCAAGGTCTTAATGGAGATTCAGGAGTCGCTTGTCTCGCTGAATCGGGCGCAAGGCGAGACGCAACCGCCGTCAACAAGCTGGACCAAGGCGTGACCAACTGGAGACCGCAAGTAGAAGCGGCAGTGAAGGAGTTGCGTGAGGAGGTGGGTGATATCCGCCAGCAAATGGACCTGCTCGGCAAATCGCagtccgcgccgccggcgacgtcttCCCCTCGAGTTCCGTTGACGGACGAGGAAAGGAAGGCGCCGTTGCTTCCTACGCCACCAGCTTCGCGCGTGGCTGCGGCGGGGGACAGCGGAGACAAGTGGGCCAGTGGCCGCCAACATCCACATGAACACCGGGGAAGGGCACCAGGTGTGGTTACCACCGTGGTCCCGACCTCGGTCAAGG GATAA
- the LOC4329710 gene encoding uncharacterized protein, producing MGRSPRGRNLPARRRGSSSSSSDLPSCCWKMKGTCEQNDIALVSEKKEWKGASCPVCLEHPHDAVLLLCTSHHKGCRPYMCGTNHQHSNCLEHFKEAYAKEKLAHSVLIESSPGLSLSLNSQPASKQQCAMELACPLCRGDVKGWTVVEPARQYLNRKKRACMHDGCSFIGSYKELCKHVNSKHPSAKPREVDPAHADEWKKFECERERQDAISTIRSMTPGAVIMGDYVVEFNGGSNNNLLSDGDDLEERLNFFTSLDRTLNERLDFYESSDSSLDDSIDFLASLFGHGRRIASGDSYTRAYRRYRERPRRNVTASSVAASDIQHDSANTRRGRVSGIRAIGRTSRRYHPVVTHVRSTHGI from the coding sequence ATGGGTAGATCTCCAAGGGGCCGGAACCTCCCAGCTCGTCGACGTggatcatcttcatcttctagTGATTTACCTTCCTGCTGCTGGAAGATGAAAGGAACATGCGAGCAAAATGATATAGCATTGGTCTCTGAGAAAAAAGAATGGAAAGGAGCTTCTTGCCCAGTTTGCCTGGAGCATCCACATGATGCTGTCCTCCTCCTCTGTACTTCTCACCACAAGGGTTGCCGGCCATATATGTGTGGTACCAACCACCAGCATTCTAACTGCCTCGAACACTTCAAAGAAGCTTACGCAAAGGAGAAGTTGGCCCACAGTGTATTAATTGAGTCTTCACCTGGCCTTTCATTATCTTTGAATTCTCAGCCAGCCAGCAAGCAACAATGTGCAATGGAACTTGCATGCCCTCTTTGTCGTGGGGATGTCAAAGGATGGACTGTGGTCGAACCAGCTCGCCAGTATCTCAATCGCAAGAAAAGAGCCTGTATGCATGATGGCTGCTCATTCATTGGTTCATACAAAGAACTTTGCAAGCATGTGAATTCCAAGCATCCTTCAGCAAAACCTCGTGAAGTTGATCCTGCACATGCAGATGAGTGGAAAAAGTTTGAATGTGAAAGAGAGCGGCAGGATGCCATTAGCACTATCAGAAGCATGACCCCAGGGGCTGTCATTATGGGAGATTATGTGGTTGAGTTTAATGGTGGCAGCAACAACAATTTACTTTCTGATGGAGATGACTTGGAGGAGAGGCTCAACTTCTTCACATCCTTAGATCGCACTCTGAATGAGAGGCTTGACTTCTATGAGTCATCAGATAGTAGTTTGGATGACAGCATTGACTTCTTGGCATCCTTATTTGGCCATGGCAGGAGAATTGCCAGTGGTGATTCATACACCAGAGCTTACAGAAGGTACAGGGAGAGGCCTAGGCGTAATGTCACAGCTAGCTCGGTCGCTGCCTCTGATATCCAGCATGATTCAGCTAACACTCGAAGGGGACGTGTCAGTGGTATTCGGGCCATAGGGAGGACTTCGCGGCGGTACCATCCTGTGGTGACTCATGTAAGGTCAACACATGGCATCTAA